In Trichomycterus rosablanca isolate fTriRos1 chromosome 20, fTriRos1.hap1, whole genome shotgun sequence, one DNA window encodes the following:
- the cuedc1b gene encoding CUE domain-containing protein 1b — protein MTSLFRRSSSNGSSRGGGGGGGEGTGGGGGSGGGGPTTGELNNSRPNRQVRRLEFNQAMEDFKTMFPTMDYEVIECVLRSNNGAVDATIDQLLQMSIDDNGSDDSSDSDDSIPPEILERTLEPDSSDEEPPPVYSPPTYDMHIYDRKHLNAPPTPPPRFEVQPTSGQQQTRSYRNWNPPLLGNLPDDFLRILPQQSDCTQSSKGTEHEPCSSSASVPGHAASVSGASGASEQERKLKQYLEDERIALFLQNEEFMKELQRNREFLIALERDRLKYESKKSRSSHSAGNSTGVYNTPGSFEACTTVSDDALFRDKLKHMGKSTRKKLFEIAKGFSEKTKRRKSRRRTLLRHHSLGTTNSTANLLDDVEGNPCEDESQLRRLATQEEERPHREALS, from the exons ATGACTAGTTTGTTTCGGCGGAGCAGCAGCAATGGCAGCTctcgaggaggaggaggaggaggaggagaagggaCAGGGGGAGGCGGTGGTAGTGGAGGAGGAGGACCAACCACCGGTGAGCTAAACAACAGCAGGCCGAACAGGCAGGTACGGCGGCTGGAGTTTAATCAGGCCATGGAGGACTTTAAGACCATGTTCCCCACCATGGATTATGAGGTGATCGAGTGTGTGCTACGTTCCAACAATGGGGCCGTGGACGCCACCATAGACCAGCTTCTGCAGATGAGCATAGACGACAATGGATCAGACGACAGTTCAGACTCTGATGACAGCATCCCACCTGAG ATTCTGGAGAGGACTCTTGAACCTGACAGCTCGGATGAGGAGCCACCTCCAGTCTACTCTCCTCCCACATATGACATGCATATTTATGACAGGAAACATCTCAATGCACCACCCACTCCACCCCcaag GTTTGAGGTGCAGCCGACTTCGGGACAGCAGCAAACCCGAAGTTACAGAAACTGGAACCCACCTTTACTCGGCAACTTGCCTGATGACTTCCTTCGAATCTTGCCCCAGCAGTCAGACTGTACACAG AGCTCTAAAGGCACCGAACACGAGCCGTGTTCCTCTTCAGCATCAGTGCCTGGTCATGCTGCCTCTGTATCTGGTGCATCTGGAGCTTCCGAACAGGAGCGAAAGCTCAAACAGTACCTGGAAGATGAGCGCATTGCACTTTTCCTCCAAAATGAGGAGTTCATGAAGGAGTTACAGCGCAACCGGGAGTTCCTTATCGCACTGGAACGAG ATCGCCTTAAATACGAGTCCAAGAAATCCAGGTCAAGTCATTCAGCTGGCAACTCCACTG GTGTCTATAACACTCCTGGATCATTTGAGGCTTGCACTACAGTGTCAGACGATGCACTGTTCAGAGACAAACTTAAACACATGGGAAAAT CAACCAGAAAGAAACTGTTTGAAATTGCAAAAGGGTTTTCAGAAAAGACAAAACGGAGGAAGTCCAGAAGAAGAACGCTACTGAGGCATCATTC ACTGGGCACTACAAACTCCACCGCCAATTTACTGGATGATGTGGAGGGAAACCCATGTG AAGACGAGAGTCAGCTCAGAAGATTGGCTACTCAAGAAGAGGAACGGCCTCACAGAGAAGCACTTTCATG A